A section of the Plasmodium cynomolgi strain B DNA, scaffold: 0703, whole genome shotgun sequence genome encodes:
- a CDS encoding hypothetical protein (putative), whose translation NNNSNRLDDEIEDLIYYVRTNDIKEVKKILQHGNICLINDVKDENKNTLLHFACANNIVDMIRFLLYECVIGHNQLNANGNDPLMWVMQNKHCETNIPQWKEKNKLYEHMKKDFMEISLVKDRYQLSAHVKNKINSRNFLGNIFSDDHDGSLGNGDSKQGVGGTTLNGQGETWGKQTRLYKEANEIDLLKKNEFDKSILSEAFNDQDENILHLVLRHPMLSVLDEQDGGAVSRMNGVANRGDRAPNSHNDTAFTINLEDAKIIQQYTHQLLINEKAKVKTGKAKKKPLYG comes from the exons AATAACAACAGCAATAGGCTGGATGATGAGATCGAAGACCTGATATATTACGTAAGGACAAACGACATTaaggaagttaaaaaaatccttcAACATGGAAACATATGCTTAATTAACGATGTGAAggacgaaaataaaaacacactCCTACATTTTGCATGCGCAAATAACATTGTGGACATGATTCGCTTTCTGCTATACGAATGCGTAATTGGACATAACCAACTGAATGCCAATGGAAATGACCCCCTCATGTGGGTCATGCAGAATAAGCATTGTGAAACT AATATACCacagtggaaagaaaaaaacaaactgtATGAACATATGAAGAAAGATTTTATGGAAATTTCCCTCGTGAAGGACAGATACCAGCTAAGTGCCcatgtcaaaaataaaatcaactCGAGGAATTTTTTGGGGAACATTTTCTCTGATGATCATGATGGCAGCTTGGGCAATGGCGACAGTAAGCAGGGTGTCGGAGGTACTACTTTAAACGGCCAGGGAGAAacgtgggggaagcaaacTCGCCTGTACAAGGAAGCCAACGAAATCGATCtactgaagaaaaacgaatttgACAAGAGCATTCTGTCGGAGGCCTTCAACGACCAggacgaaaatattttgcacctCGTTCTGAGGCACCCCATGTTGAGTGTGCTGGACGAGCAGGATGGGGGCGCGGTGAGTAGAATGAACGGCGTAGCCAACCGTGGGGACAGAGCACCCAATAGCCACAACGACACAGCGTTCACGATAAATCTAGAggacgcaaaaat